Proteins from a single region of Hermetia illucens chromosome 3, iHerIll2.2.curated.20191125, whole genome shotgun sequence:
- the LOC119652913 gene encoding anther-specific proline-rich protein APG isoform X1 codes for MRKLGEALENNRQLTAVIKSFEAMIARSFGTPGPPPAPTAPTAPTEVMDITVNTEQAPPAPLALPSRSHPEVYPTLDEAKKRQPANATKQPPPKQPQPQQPKPAAAAPAKKEVY; via the coding sequence ATGAGGAAGCTCGGGGAAGCCCTCGAGAACAACCGCCAGCTCACGGCCGTCATTAAGTCGTTTGAAGCGATGATCGCCCGTTCCTTCGGGACACCCGGCCCCCCTCCGGCGCCAACCGCGCCAACGGCACCAACCGAGGTGATGGACATCACCGTCAACACCGAACAGGCACCACCGGCGCCACTCGCCTTACCATCCCGGTCCCACCCCGAGGTCTACCCTACACTCGACGAGGCGAAAAAGCGACAGCCCGCCAACGCAACTAAGCAGCCACCACCAAAACAACCGCAGCCTCAACAACCGAAACCAGCTGCTGCAGCCCCAGCTAAAAAGGAG